The sequence AAAAAATCAAGAGCCAACTTACTAGAAATTTAACGCTGAATTTCCACATATAGTTTTCTCTACTCTAAATAATTGGTCACAAATTATTTGGACGCCCTTATCCTTAGaataaattaagtataaaatattttataatattaatatcaaGAACAGGCAATAGATAGCCCTAGGACAAAAACACGgaaatagtatttttcaaaaaagttaggaaACCAATATGGGAGATAAAttgtaactttaaaaaatatagggatgtatgtgaaattaatttataatttatatattataaataatattaagtttaattttgtaaacCCTAAATTGCATATTAGTGTTTGTTATCAATGATCGACTGTTGTCGCCGACCTGTTTTGTTGCTCGTTGTCAATGGCCAACCGTTGCCACTTCATCTGTCTCTGCCATCATTGCCGTCTTTCTTGCCATCAACTCGTCTCTTGCCCTCGCCCTTGTTGTCGATCTCACCTTTCTCACAGTCGATGCATCTCTGCTTCTCTAGCCATCGACCAGTCTCTTGCCCTCACCCTCACCTTCGATCTTGCCTATTTCACAGTTGACGCGTCTTTGCCACCATCGCTTGCCTCTCTTGCCATCGACGAGTCTCTTACCCTCACCATCGCCTTCGATCTCGCCTCTTTTATAGTCAACCAGTCTCTGCCACCGTCGCTCGCTTTTTACCTTTATCGTCGCCCATCGTTGTACACTCCATCTCTCACCTTATCGTCGATCGTCGCTACACACTCCATATCTCGCCTCGTCTCTCGGTTACCTTCCTTGTTGCAGGCGACTGTGGTCGCTCGAAATGCGTTTCCCACACGTTTTTGTAAATTACGAAACCTCCCTAAGAGGTTTCGCAATTTATAGAAACGACCATAAAATTGTTTCGGGCCGTTTTCGCATTtccaaaatggaaaatggtttgGAAACGCCGAAACAGTGCCTCCGAGCTGTTTTCGTGCTTCATAACTAGGACATAGATCGAGCAATTAGATGAGTAATATATCGGTATTAATCTGGTGGGTTGTGAGTTCAATCTTTACCCTATGTAAAGGCTAAAGATTTAATTTGCGATTTATCTCTCATCAAGAGCACAAACACTGGGGACCGCACAAGGGCGATCATCACAAGAACCAATAATAGATAGATTTTATCCAAAGAATGTATTAAGGGAGAAGGTCACCCATTTTTGAAGATTAATCGGGTGAAGTTCGGACACTctaagtgaataaaaaaaattaacaataaatagaataaatttaGAACAAAACGGGGAGCCAAAAAACAACACCAACCCGAGTGTGGCTGCATCCATCTCCACCTCAACGATGTAATATGTCACTCTTGTCCAGGGCATTAATCTAAGCCATAGCCATAGGTCAATATATCttgatgaataataattatcaGTATCGTCCAGACAGATTGAGGGCCTTTCCCAgtaattttatattatcttttaaatttttatttaataataaaaataatcaccTCTCTGTTAAAAAGTAAAACAGtcatttaatcttttatttaataataagaataattatcactattttttttaaatatttaagataatttttataattttgcgAAACGTGAAGGACGTTCTTTTCAATTTACATACCTTATCTTATATCGTCCGTCTCTCCATGAAAATCCAGGCTCCGCTTCGGCTTCCCCCTCCGTTCTTGGCTACCCGGTCATGGAGTCTCTTTCCGTAGGCCTCTCGTCATCCCCGTTCCAGAGCCCTGATGCCAAAAACCACAGACCCACCCTCAAACCCATTCATCAATTCCGCCAAAATTACTACTCCATTTCCAATTCATTCAGTTATTTCCAAACCCAGATTATTTCTCGCAAGAAAACCACCTGCTCACCCCTAACACAATCGTCAATTCATCTATCAAACACGCCTTCTTCTACCTATTTCTCAAATCTCCCGAAGACCCATTTTCCAAGTCTCAAGAACAACCATTCTTTTCTCCAGAGTCGTCTGAAATCACatctatttttcctttgttcGGGACTTGCTTTCCCTCTCTGTTGCTTTGCTTCCGAGATTGTGGTACCCACTGAGGAAGTTCCTAGCAAAATCAATTTGGAAGCAGTCCTGGTCTCGATTGACGACTTTTTCAATCGAAACCCATTTTTTGTAGCTGGAGTTACATTTATTTGGCTGGTCGTAATACCACTAACGCAAGAGTTCCTCCAGAAATATAAGTTTATTTCGGCCATTAACGCGTTCCGGA comes from Diospyros lotus cultivar Yz01 unplaced genomic scaffold, ASM1463336v1 tig00011203, whole genome shotgun sequence and encodes:
- the LOC127793507 gene encoding rhodanese-like domain-containing protein 4A, chloroplastic, with the translated sequence MESLSVGLSSSPFQSPDAKNHRPTLKPIHQFRQNYYSISNSFSYFQTQIISRKKTTCSPLTQSSIHLSNTPSSTYFSNLPKTHFPSLKNNHSFLQSRLKSHLFFLCSGLAFPLCCFASEIVVPTEEVPSKINLEAVLVSIDDFFNRNPFFVAGVTFIWLVVIPLTQEFLQKYKFISAINAFRKLRDDPSTQLLDIRDKKSLQYLGSPNLRILSKSVVQVEYREGDDEGFVTKVLDELAEPESTAICVIDNFDGNSMKVAELLFKHSFKEAYAIRGGVRGKNGWQAIQENLLPPSVHIYPKRKVKMSEQPEINGGVNDQINNQAASSTTLSTGPEVDIG